One genomic region from Anticarsia gemmatalis isolate Benzon Research Colony breed Stoneville strain chromosome 7, ilAntGemm2 primary, whole genome shotgun sequence encodes:
- the LOC142974250 gene encoding polyprenal reductase-like, with product MCLHAFDVTLIFFTVFITFIGCWLNYYEKHVPAVVHKAAFYGQIGYKGDDANCLNFIEIPKSSFRQMYMYACALCWTCLGYMVMVHFFDNNVHWLVREIVDWVMENQQPVSVMASLLAMIMLTIQCTRRLHETLFLQVFSEGSVMNVIHFAMGIVHYTISVFSIIGSSPLFCGSLSRKDIIWTDKQTFVVLVPSICLFLWASYEQHKSNVILANLRKSKEVENVVTDEYKVPYGRLFNFISSPHRLTEIAVYLSLALVMQTKTYFFLFVWVFSNQLQGAIGTHTWYLKTFSSYPTRRFALIPGFV from the exons ATGTGTCTGCACGCATTTGATGTTACTCTGATATTTTTCACtgttttcattacatttatCGGTTGCTGGTTAAATTATTACGAGAAGCATGTCCCGGCTGTGGTCCACAAAGCTGCATTTTATGGACAGATTGGCTACAAAGGAGATGATGCTAACTGCCTCAATTTTATCGAGATACCAAAGTCGTCTTTCAGACAAATGTACATGTACGCGTGTGCTTTATGTTGGACTTGTTTAGGTTATATGGTAATGGTGCATTTCTTTGACAATAATGTGCATTGGCTTGTGAGGGAAATTGTGGATTGGGTTATGGAGAACCAACAACCAG taagcGTAATGGCGTCTTTATTAGCAATGATAATGTTAACCATACAATGTACAAGACGTCTCCATGAGACATTGTTTCTGCAAGTATTCTCTGAAGGCAGCGTCATGAATGTCATACATTTCGCCATGGGGATCGTACATTACACAATTTCTGTTTTTTCTATCATTGGATCCAGCCCGTTGTTTTGTg GAAGCCTATCAAGGAAGGATATAATATGGAccgacaaacaaacatttgtagTCCTTGTACCCAGCATCTGTCTGTTCCTCTGGGCGTCATATGAACAACATAAGTCAAACGTAATATTAGCCAATCTTCGGAAGAGCAAAGAAGTAGAGAACGTTGTAACAGATGAATATAAAGTGCCGTACGGAAGACTGTTCAACTTTATCTCTAGTCCCCATAGACTGACCGAAATAGCCGTCTACCTAAGTCTAGCACTTGTAATGCAAACAAAGACGTATTTTTTCCTATTCGTGTGGGTTTTCAGCAATCAG ctGCAAGGTGCAATCGGAACTCACACTTGGTACTTGAAGACTTTCTCATCATACCCGACACGAAGATTTGCCCTGATACCGGGTTTCGTATAG